The following proteins are co-located in the Corynebacterium aquilae DSM 44791 genome:
- a CDS encoding fluoride efflux transporter FluC, translated as MTLLTHTLIPIIVGGFCGGVSRYTLSKLPHGTHVANMFACIVLGIVTAIASHAPWAVFLGVGFAGALSTWSTLAKELGQHFKQHRPTAYLHASIAVTTGMAMFVLGSALGSLVH; from the coding sequence ATGACGCTCCTGACGCACACTCTGATCCCGATCATCGTCGGCGGCTTTTGTGGCGGCGTGAGCAGATATACGTTGTCGAAACTTCCGCACGGAACCCACGTGGCGAACATGTTCGCCTGTATCGTGCTGGGAATCGTCACAGCGATAGCCTCACACGCCCCGTGGGCTGTGTTTTTAGGCGTTGGCTTTGCAGGCGCCCTATCGACGTGGTCGACGTTGGCAAAAGAGTTGGGACAACACTTTAAACAGCACCGCCCTACTGCTTATCTCCACGCGTCGATCGCTGTAACAACGGGTATGGCCATGTTTGTCCTTGGAAGCGCACTCGGCTCCTTAGTGCACTAA
- a CDS encoding fluoride efflux transporter family protein, translating into MKSTHIPTAIVAGAGASLGAITRYAVGIVIPGLAGLLIINILGCYAMGRLKPPVFWSTGFLGGFTSFSSYIAVSHAQSITTQVGYLLGTLLLCVAAWLIGDTREEKSAGSKP; encoded by the coding sequence GTGAAAAGCACACACATACCCACCGCCATTGTTGCGGGTGCAGGAGCCTCCTTGGGGGCGATCACCCGCTATGCGGTGGGTATTGTCATTCCGGGACTTGCCGGCCTGCTCATCATCAATATTCTGGGCTGCTACGCCATGGGAAGGTTGAAGCCACCGGTATTTTGGTCAACGGGTTTCCTCGGGGGATTTACGAGCTTTTCCAGCTATATTGCTGTCTCCCACGCGCAAAGCATCACCACCCAAGTCGGCTATCTACTCGGCACTCTTCTTTTGTGCGTGGCCGCGTGGCTTATCGGGGACACAAGGGAAGAAAAAAGTGCTGGGAGCAAACCATGA